Proteins found in one Magnolia sinica isolate HGM2019 chromosome 5, MsV1, whole genome shotgun sequence genomic segment:
- the LOC131246543 gene encoding uncharacterized protein LOC131246543 isoform X1 — translation MPRVGLGGVCKDCLFIGSRSRKMGKTVAICQVGGEFVTNNDGSMSYTGGEAYAIPVVPNMKFDGFKSEIAEMCNRDPSTLLIKYFLPSNRRIPITVSNDKHMQCMIDFHEDSATIDVFVLDGETVAQNADKTDNNRANRATSKTSRPTKRAAATDSITQTPTTVDNDREGRRTIVPDPVASNAAMAAPASGDSIARRTRSRITAIVTTVTDPTTPISTIPAIGNDKRPAQYSSPVNTILAMGKEFDSVSDYRDALRTYAIAKGYALTTICSSQSRVTAKCRAEGCPWRVHASRLASMKRFKIKRMNNVHTCGGVGKDSHPNASVIWIASIIKDKLRDKPHYKPKEIVNDIYQEYGVNVTYKRAWQGKEAAQKQLEDSQSDTYSQLPWFCNRIKETNPGSLVTLTTTDKLNFQCLFVSFHASQHGFDNGCRPLILLDGTSLREKWRGTLLAAVSVDGDDAIFPIAFAVVDFDSYDNWIWFLTELKSAVSTNRTITFVSDRRNGLEEAVPQVFEDSYHAYSLHHLTEDFKRVLKGPSQPVKDVLANEIKRAAYSCSITDFNACIDNIRNFSHDVASWVLLSKPEHWSNAFFKGLRYDHLSSNVAELFYSWISEECDLSIIHMIDMIRCKMMEMIYSRREASSTWSTILTPSMEQRLELEIYNSHSLSVLFSSGSVFEVRDDSVNIVDIETRDCTCQRWKMSGLPCIHAAAVFDHTGRNTYAYCSRYFTVDCYHLTYSESIHPIPDIGNPVSEDSNTEPIVRPPRSHRPQHPRGKPKLKQTELFDPSKMLRLYVNCTRCGRSGHKRKNCREVEEGNH, via the exons ATTGCTTGTTCATAGGTAGTCGCAGTCGGAAAATGGGGAAAACTGTTGCTATTTGCCAGGTTGGTGGCGAGTTTGTAACaaacaatgatggatctatgtCATATACTGGTGGAGAAGCATATGCAATACCGGTTGTTCCCAACATGAAATTTGATGGATTCAAGTCAGAGATAGCTGAAATGTGCAATCGTGATCCAAGTACCTTATTGATAAAGTACTTCCTCCCAAGCAACAGACGGATTCCGATCACAGTATCCAATGACAAGCACATGCAGTGCATGATTGATTTTCATGAGGATTCAGCGACCATAGATGTTTTCGTTTTGGATGGGGAGACCGTTGCTCAGAACGCTGACAAAACGGATAACAACCG GGCAAACAGAGCCACAAGTAAAACAAGTAGACCCACAAAAAGGGCTGCAGCCACTGACTCAATCACGCAAACTCCTACAACCGTTGACAATGATAGGGAAGGAAGGAGAACTATAGTCCCTGATCCAGTGGCTTCAAATGCTGCCATGGCTGCCCCTGCCAGTGGTGATAGCATTGCACGTAGGACCAGGAGCAGGATTACAGCAATTGTCACTACAGTCACTGACCCAACCACCCCAATTTCCACCATCCCTGCCATTGGCAATGATAAGCGGCCAGCACAATACAGTTCACCAGTAAACACTATCCTTGCTATGGGCAAAGAATTTGATAGTGTCAGTGACTACCGTGATGCATTGCGTACGTATGCCATTGCAAAAGGATATGCATTAACGACCATTTGTAGTAGTCAATCCCGTGTGACTGCCAAATGTAGAGCTGAGGGCTGCCCATGGCGGGTGCATGCTTCCAGACTAGCATCCATGAAGAGGTTCAAGATTAAAAGGATGAACAATGTGCACACATGTGGTGGGGTTGGAAAAGACAGCCATCCGAATGCATCAGTAATCTGGATTGCGAGCATTATAAAAGACAAGCTACGAGATAAGCCACATTATAAGCCAAAGGAAATCGTGAATGACATATATCAGGAGTATGGAGTCAATGTCACATATAAACGGGCATGGCAAGGGAAGGAGGCGGCCCAGAAGCAGCTTGAAGACTCCCAGTCAGACACATATAGTCAGTTGCCTTGGTTCTGCAATAGGATAAAGGAGACGAATCCTGGTAGTCTTGTAACTCTGACAACAACAGACAAGTTGAATTTTCAGTGCCTTTTTGTCTCATTCCATGCTTCACAGCATGGGTTTGATAATGGTTGCCGCCCCCTCATTCTTCTCGACGGAACATCTCTAAGAGAGAAATGGCGAGGGACATTGTTAGCTGCGGTATCAGTTGATGGGGATGATGCCATATTTCCCATTGCCTTCGCTGTAGTGGATTTTGATTCCTATGATAATTGGATTTGGTTTTTGACAGAATTGAAATCAGCCGTGTCAACAAATCGGACCATAACATTTGTATCTGATAGACGCAACGGTTTAGAGGAGGCTGTGCCACAGGTTTTTGAGGACAGCTATCATGCCTATTCTCTGCATCACCTTACTGAGGACTTCAAGCGGGTGTTAAAGGGCCCATCACAGCCGGTGAAGGATGTGCTGGCCAATGAGATTAAACGCGCTGCTTACTCGTGCAGCATTACCGATTTCAATGCTTGCATTGACAACATCCGGAATTTCTCACATGATGTCGCATCCTGGGTCTTGTTAAGCAAGCCTGAACATTGGTCCAATGCATTCTTTAAGGGCTTGCGATATGACCACCTATCATCGAACGTTGCAGAGTTGTTCTACAGTTGGATATCAGAGGAGTGCGACCTATCAATAATACATATGATCGACATGATACGGTGTAAGATGATGGAGATGATTTATTCCCGTCGAGAGGCTTCAAGCACATGGTCGACGATTCTCACACCTTCAATGGAGCAAAGACTAGAGTTAGAGATATACAACTCGCACTCGCTCAGCGTGTTGTTCTCATCAGGGAGTGTGTTCGAAGTCCGTGATGATTCAGTCAACATTGTGGACATTGAGACACGGGATTGTACGTGCCAGAGATGGAAGATGTCTGGGTTGCCATGCATTCATGCAGCCGCAGTTTTCGATCACACGGGTCGAAATACGTATGCTTACTGCTCAAGATACTTCACGGTCGATTGTTACCATTTGACATACTCGGAATCTATCCACCCAATACCAGATATAGGAAATCCTGTAAGTGAAGATTCTAACACCGAGCCGATTGTTCGTCCACCCCGCAGCCATCGTCCACAGCATCCACGAGGGaagccaaaattgaagcagacaGAATTGTTTGATCCGAGTAAGATGCTAAGGCTTTATGTAAATTGCACTAGGTGTGGTCGGTCCGGGCACAAGAGGAAGAATTGCAGAGAGGTGGAAGAGGGAAATCACTAG
- the LOC131246543 gene encoding uncharacterized protein LOC131246543 isoform X2 — translation MGKTVAICQVGGEFVTNNDGSMSYTGGEAYAIPVVPNMKFDGFKSEIAEMCNRDPSTLLIKYFLPSNRRIPITVSNDKHMQCMIDFHEDSATIDVFVLDGETVAQNADKTDNNRANRATSKTSRPTKRAAATDSITQTPTTVDNDREGRRTIVPDPVASNAAMAAPASGDSIARRTRSRITAIVTTVTDPTTPISTIPAIGNDKRPAQYSSPVNTILAMGKEFDSVSDYRDALRTYAIAKGYALTTICSSQSRVTAKCRAEGCPWRVHASRLASMKRFKIKRMNNVHTCGGVGKDSHPNASVIWIASIIKDKLRDKPHYKPKEIVNDIYQEYGVNVTYKRAWQGKEAAQKQLEDSQSDTYSQLPWFCNRIKETNPGSLVTLTTTDKLNFQCLFVSFHASQHGFDNGCRPLILLDGTSLREKWRGTLLAAVSVDGDDAIFPIAFAVVDFDSYDNWIWFLTELKSAVSTNRTITFVSDRRNGLEEAVPQVFEDSYHAYSLHHLTEDFKRVLKGPSQPVKDVLANEIKRAAYSCSITDFNACIDNIRNFSHDVASWVLLSKPEHWSNAFFKGLRYDHLSSNVAELFYSWISEECDLSIIHMIDMIRCKMMEMIYSRREASSTWSTILTPSMEQRLELEIYNSHSLSVLFSSGSVFEVRDDSVNIVDIETRDCTCQRWKMSGLPCIHAAAVFDHTGRNTYAYCSRYFTVDCYHLTYSESIHPIPDIGNPVSEDSNTEPIVRPPRSHRPQHPRGKPKLKQTELFDPSKMLRLYVNCTRCGRSGHKRKNCREVEEGNH, via the exons ATGGGGAAAACTGTTGCTATTTGCCAGGTTGGTGGCGAGTTTGTAACaaacaatgatggatctatgtCATATACTGGTGGAGAAGCATATGCAATACCGGTTGTTCCCAACATGAAATTTGATGGATTCAAGTCAGAGATAGCTGAAATGTGCAATCGTGATCCAAGTACCTTATTGATAAAGTACTTCCTCCCAAGCAACAGACGGATTCCGATCACAGTATCCAATGACAAGCACATGCAGTGCATGATTGATTTTCATGAGGATTCAGCGACCATAGATGTTTTCGTTTTGGATGGGGAGACCGTTGCTCAGAACGCTGACAAAACGGATAACAACCG GGCAAACAGAGCCACAAGTAAAACAAGTAGACCCACAAAAAGGGCTGCAGCCACTGACTCAATCACGCAAACTCCTACAACCGTTGACAATGATAGGGAAGGAAGGAGAACTATAGTCCCTGATCCAGTGGCTTCAAATGCTGCCATGGCTGCCCCTGCCAGTGGTGATAGCATTGCACGTAGGACCAGGAGCAGGATTACAGCAATTGTCACTACAGTCACTGACCCAACCACCCCAATTTCCACCATCCCTGCCATTGGCAATGATAAGCGGCCAGCACAATACAGTTCACCAGTAAACACTATCCTTGCTATGGGCAAAGAATTTGATAGTGTCAGTGACTACCGTGATGCATTGCGTACGTATGCCATTGCAAAAGGATATGCATTAACGACCATTTGTAGTAGTCAATCCCGTGTGACTGCCAAATGTAGAGCTGAGGGCTGCCCATGGCGGGTGCATGCTTCCAGACTAGCATCCATGAAGAGGTTCAAGATTAAAAGGATGAACAATGTGCACACATGTGGTGGGGTTGGAAAAGACAGCCATCCGAATGCATCAGTAATCTGGATTGCGAGCATTATAAAAGACAAGCTACGAGATAAGCCACATTATAAGCCAAAGGAAATCGTGAATGACATATATCAGGAGTATGGAGTCAATGTCACATATAAACGGGCATGGCAAGGGAAGGAGGCGGCCCAGAAGCAGCTTGAAGACTCCCAGTCAGACACATATAGTCAGTTGCCTTGGTTCTGCAATAGGATAAAGGAGACGAATCCTGGTAGTCTTGTAACTCTGACAACAACAGACAAGTTGAATTTTCAGTGCCTTTTTGTCTCATTCCATGCTTCACAGCATGGGTTTGATAATGGTTGCCGCCCCCTCATTCTTCTCGACGGAACATCTCTAAGAGAGAAATGGCGAGGGACATTGTTAGCTGCGGTATCAGTTGATGGGGATGATGCCATATTTCCCATTGCCTTCGCTGTAGTGGATTTTGATTCCTATGATAATTGGATTTGGTTTTTGACAGAATTGAAATCAGCCGTGTCAACAAATCGGACCATAACATTTGTATCTGATAGACGCAACGGTTTAGAGGAGGCTGTGCCACAGGTTTTTGAGGACAGCTATCATGCCTATTCTCTGCATCACCTTACTGAGGACTTCAAGCGGGTGTTAAAGGGCCCATCACAGCCGGTGAAGGATGTGCTGGCCAATGAGATTAAACGCGCTGCTTACTCGTGCAGCATTACCGATTTCAATGCTTGCATTGACAACATCCGGAATTTCTCACATGATGTCGCATCCTGGGTCTTGTTAAGCAAGCCTGAACATTGGTCCAATGCATTCTTTAAGGGCTTGCGATATGACCACCTATCATCGAACGTTGCAGAGTTGTTCTACAGTTGGATATCAGAGGAGTGCGACCTATCAATAATACATATGATCGACATGATACGGTGTAAGATGATGGAGATGATTTATTCCCGTCGAGAGGCTTCAAGCACATGGTCGACGATTCTCACACCTTCAATGGAGCAAAGACTAGAGTTAGAGATATACAACTCGCACTCGCTCAGCGTGTTGTTCTCATCAGGGAGTGTGTTCGAAGTCCGTGATGATTCAGTCAACATTGTGGACATTGAGACACGGGATTGTACGTGCCAGAGATGGAAGATGTCTGGGTTGCCATGCATTCATGCAGCCGCAGTTTTCGATCACACGGGTCGAAATACGTATGCTTACTGCTCAAGATACTTCACGGTCGATTGTTACCATTTGACATACTCGGAATCTATCCACCCAATACCAGATATAGGAAATCCTGTAAGTGAAGATTCTAACACCGAGCCGATTGTTCGTCCACCCCGCAGCCATCGTCCACAGCATCCACGAGGGaagccaaaattgaagcagacaGAATTGTTTGATCCGAGTAAGATGCTAAGGCTTTATGTAAATTGCACTAGGTGTGGTCGGTCCGGGCACAAGAGGAAGAATTGCAGAGAGGTGGAAGAGGGAAATCACTAG